One stretch of Oryzias latipes chromosome 7, ASM223467v1 DNA includes these proteins:
- the LOC101156249 gene encoding transmembrane protein 51 codes for MRSSVDGHPNALGSGANNGNNSNNNNNNHSSNENSGNSGSQYALCALGVGLIALSVVMIVWSVVPSDVPFNNSSSSSGGGGVSEEKRNKASSVAFVLIGCGVAMLLLSLCLGIRNKQRAQQRLQEAQNQRQETSQEQERQIAEEQAQRYAVPTYEEAVGSGQYPVRQSNFRPSTSQLPSYEDLVTVDVIRYENEESGVIAPPSQAAPATAAVLGSNHKPGKNNRTLLPIKIRRIKSEKLSMKNTSQPTTGNSIEPLTPPPQYEDKVPPL; via the exons ATGCGTTCCAGTGTGGATGGACACCCGAATGCCCTTGGGAGTGGAGCAAATAAtggcaacaacagcaacaacaacaacaacaaccacagtAGCAATGAAAACAGTGGAAACTCGGGATCCCAGTATGCACTATGTGCTTTGGGAGTTGGTCTCATCGCCCTCAGTGTTGTGATGATTGTGTGGAGTGTGGTGCCTTCAGATGTACCTTTTAATAACAGCAGCTCCAGCTCAGGGGGGGGAGGTGTGAGCGAAGAAAAGCGGAATAAAGCGTCCTCTGTGGCTTTtgtgctgattggctgtggggTAGCTATGCTGTTGCTGTCTTTGTGTCTGGGGATAAGGAACAAGCAGCGGGCGCAGCAGAGGCTCCAGGAGGCCCAGAACCAAAGACAAGAGACATCACAGGAGCAGGAGAGACAAAT CGCTGAGGAGCAGGCGCAGCGCTATGCTGTGCCCACTTATGAGGAGGCGGTAGGCAGCGGTCAGTACCCTGTCCGTCAGAGCAACTTCCGTCCGAGCACCTCTCAGCTGCCGTCCTACGAAGACTTGGTCACGGTGGACGTCATACGGTATGAGAATGAAGAATCAGGAGTCATAGCGCCCCCTTCACAAGCCGCCCCAGCTACTGCTGCCGTTTTGGGATCAAACCACAAACCTGGGAAAAACAACCGCACTCTGCTCCCTATTAAGATCCGCAGGATTAAGTCAGAGAAGCTGTCCATGAAGAACACTTCCCAGCCAACAACTGGAAATAGCATCGAACCACTTACCCCACCACCACAGTATGAGGATAAAGTTCCTCCTCTTTGA
- the LOC101168781 gene encoding chymotrypsin-like elastase family member 2A: MKFLVLALFVAGAYGCGLPTFPPILGRVVGGQDVRPNSWPWQISLQYNSNGEWRHTCGGTLISDQWVLTAAHCISSGREYRVALGKHNLPETEDGSVFKSTANIIVHENWSSLFIRNDIALIKLESPVEFSDSIMAACLPAAGFLLPHNESCFVTGWGRIYTGGPIADILQQALLPVVDHATCSKSDWWGFQVTETMVCAGGDGVVSGCNGDSGGPLNCQAADGSWEVHGIVSFGSGLSCNYPKKPTVFTQVSSYIDWISNKMASY, translated from the exons ATGAAGTTCTTAGTGCTTGCCCTGTTTGTTGCTGGTG CCTACGGGTGCGGCTTGCCCACCTTTCCCCCCATCTTGGGCAGAGTGGTGGGAGGACAGGATGTCAGGCCTAACAGTTGGCCCTGGCag atttccCTGCAGTATAACAGCAATGGTGAGTGGAGACACACCTGTGGGGGTACTCTGATTTCTGACCAATGGGTGCTCACTGCTGCTCACTGTATCAG TTCTGGAAGGGAGTACAGAGTTGCCCTGGGGAAGCACAACCTGCCTGAGACAGAGGACGGCTCTGTGTTCAAGAGTACAGCCAACATCATTGTTCATGAGAATTGGAGCTCCCTGTTCATTCG AAATGACATTGCCCTGATCAAGCTGGAGTCTCCCGTTGAGTTCTCAGACTCAATCATGGCTGCTTGTCTCCCCGCCGCTGGCTTTCTCCTCCCCCACAACGAATCCTGCTTCGTCACCGGCTGGGGCCGCATCTACA CCGGAGGTCCCATTGCAGACATCCTGCAGCAGGCTCTTCTGCCTGTGGTGGACCACGCAACATGCAGCAAGTCAGACTGGTGGGGCTTCCAGGTGACGGAGACCATGGTCTGTGCAGGTGGAGACGGAGTTGTGTCTGGCTGCAAC GGAGACTCTGGTGGTCCCCTCAACTGTCAGGCCGCTGATGGCTCCTGGGAGGTTCATGGCATCGTCAGCTTTGGATCTGGACTCAGCTGCAACTATCCCAAGAAGCCCACCGTCTTCACCCAAGTCAGCTCCTACATCGACTGGATCAGCAAT AAAATGGCATCCTACTAA
- the LOC101168538 gene encoding chymotrypsin-like elastase family member 2A has protein sequence MKFLILALFVAGAYSCGLPTYPPVVTRVVGGEDVRAHSWPWQVSLQYLSGNTYYHTCGGTLISNEWVLTAAHCIGSRTYRVYIGKHDLSANNEAGSIAISPQRIIVHENWDSYNIRNDIALIKLSTPVTFSNTIGAACLPNAGEILDDGAPCYVTGWGRLWTGGPIADILQQALLPVVGHSTCSRPDWWGTIVTTNMICAGGDGELASCNGDSGGPLNCRNPDGSWDVHGIVSFGSSLGCNYPKKPSVFTRVSGYISWINNVMTSY, from the exons ATGAAGTTCTTGATCTTGGCTTTGTTTGTTGCTGGTG CGTACAGTTGTGGCCTGCCCACATACCCCCCTGTTGTCACGAGGGTGGTCGGTGGAGAAGATGTGCGAGCGCACAGCTGGCCCTGGCAG GTGTCCCTGCAGTACCTGAGTGGTAACACTTATTACCACACCTGTGGGGGTACCCTGATCTCCAACGAGTGGGTCCTCACTGCTGCTCACTGCATCGG AAGTCGCACGTACAGAGTGTACATCGGAAAACACGACCTGAGCGCCAACAACGAGGCTGGCTCCATCGCCATCAGCCCCCAAAGGATCATCGTCCACGAGAACTGGGACTCTTACAACATCAG aaatgACATTGCCCTGATCAAACTGTCAACTCCAGTCACCTTTTCCAACACCATTGGGGCTGCCTGCCTTCCAAACGCTGGTGAAATCCTGGATGACGGTGCTCCCTGCTATGTCACCGGCTGGGGACGTCTCTGGA CTGGAGGTCCCATTGCTGATATCCTGCAGCAGGCCCTCCTCCCAGTGGTTGGACACTCCACCTGCAGCAGGCCTGACTGGTGGGGCACTATCGTCACCACCAACATGATTTGTGCCGGAGGAGACGGAGAGCTGGCTAGCTGCAAC GGAGACTCTGGTGGCCCCCTGAACTGTCGCAACCCTGATGGCTCCTGGGATGTCCACGGAATTGTGAGCTTCGGCTCCAGCCTGGGCTGCAACTACCCCAAGAAGCCCTCTGTCTTCACCAGAGTCAGCGGCTACATCAGCTGGATCAACAAT GTGATGACTTCATACTAA